Proteins from a genomic interval of Lycium ferocissimum isolate CSIRO_LF1 chromosome 2, AGI_CSIRO_Lferr_CH_V1, whole genome shotgun sequence:
- the LOC132036810 gene encoding oxygen-evolving enhancer protein 1, chloroplastic, which produces MAASLQAAATLMQPTKVGARNNLQLRSAQSVSKAFGVEPASARLTCSLQTEIKELAQKCTDAAKIAGFALATSALVVSGANAEGVPKRLTFDEIQSKTYMEVKGTGTANQCPTIEGGSASFAFKTGKYNAKKFCLEPTSFTVKAEGVSKNSTPEFQKTKLMTRLTYTLDEIEGPFEVAPDGSVKFEEKDGIDYAAVTVQLPGGERVPFLFTVKQLVASGKPESFSGEYLVPSYRGSSFLDPKGRGGSTGYDNAVALPAGGRGDEEELEKENVKNAASSVGKITLSVTQSKPETGEVIGVFESIQPSDTDLGAKVPKDVKIQGVWYAQLE; this is translated from the exons ATGGCTGCCTCTCTACAAGCAGCTGCTACTCTTATGCAACCAACAAAGGTTGGTGCTAGAAACAACCTGCAGTTGAGGTCTGCTCAAAGTGTGAGCAAAGCATTTGGTGTTGAACCAGCTTCAGCCAGGCTTACTTGCTCTTTGCAAACTGAAATCAAGGAATTGGCTCAGAAGTGTACTGATGCTGCCAAGATTGCTGGTTTTGCTCTTGCCACTTCTGCTCTTGTTGTCTCA GGAGCAAATGCGGAAGGAGTTCCAAAACGTCTAACCTTCGACGAAATTCAAAGCAAGACATACATGGAGGTAAAGGGAACTGGAACTGCTAACCAGTGCCCTACAATTGAAGGAGGTTCTGCCAGTTTTGCATTCAAGACTGGCAAATACAATGCCAAGAAATTCTGCTTAGAGCCCACATCATTCACAGTCAAGGCAGAGGGCGTGAGCAAGAACTCCACCCCAGAATTCCAGAAAACCAAGCTCATGACACGCTTAACCTACACTCTTGATGAAATTGAGGGACCATTTGAAGTGGCTCCTGATGGCTCTGTTAAGTTTGAGGAGAAGGATGGAATTGATTATGCTGCTGTTACAGTTCAGCTTCCTGGTGGTGAGCGTGTGCCCTTCCTCTTCACTGTCAAACAGCTAGTGGCAAGCGGCAAACCAGAAAGCTTTAGTGGTGAGTACCTTGTGCCATCATACAGAGGTTCATCCTTCCTTGACCCAAAGGGACGGGGTGGATCTACTGGCTATGACAATGCTGTTGCATTGCCTGCTGGAGGGAGAGGAGATGAGGAGGAGCTTGAGAAGGAGAACGTAAAGAATGCTGCATCTTCAGTAGGAAAGATCACATTGAGTGTTACCCAGAGCAAGCCAGAGACTGGTGAGGTTATTGGAGTATTTGAGAGCATCCAGCCATCTGATACTGATCTGGGTGCAAAGGTCCCCAAGGATGTGAAAATCCAGGGTGTCTGGTATGCCCAACTTGAATGA
- the LOC132036801 gene encoding pentatricopeptide repeat-containing protein At1g20230-like has protein sequence MLPSSLRLNPNHHFLRALRPPGDIRRARQLFDEIPDPDIRSWTLLITAYTKNGFPEEALKVFDELREKKVLPDQLALLSVTKACATLANLIKAKGIHKDVIRYGYRADLLLGNALIDMYGKCKYVQGARDVFDDLSAKDVITWTSMSSCYVNCKLPREAIRTFREMGLNGVRPNPVTLSCILPACSDLKSLNLGREIHGYIVRNGMHDNVYVSCALVDMYASCSSIKQAELVFNSTRQFDYVLCNVIMSAYFSNGKCDKALRVFDQLRKGGKTLNHDSWNSVIGGCMQSGRTDKALQILNEMQHSGVKPNKITITSVLPTCIDLGSIRRGKEIHGFLLRHLFLEDETVSTALVFMYAKCGDLELSKRVFYMMPKKDTIAWNTMIIGNSMHGKGEEALLLFREMVSSGVKRNSVTFTGILSGCSHSRLVDEGLMIFYSMSKEHGVEPDAEHYSCMVDALSRAGRLEQAYNFIQNMPMKPSAGAWGALLGACRVHKNVEMARAAGKQLLEIEPENAGNYVLLSNIYEAAKLREEASEIRKLMRERGIMKVPGCSWIQVKGKVHTFVVGDKNNAQTAEIYSFLTEIGEKMRLAGYLPCTDLVGQDLDAEEKEYSLCNHSERLAVAFGILNLDGASSIRVFKNLRICGDCHNAIKYMAKIVGVQIIVRDPLRFHHFKDGLCSCRDFW, from the coding sequence ATGCTACCCTCAAGCTTGCGTCTTAACCCAAACCACCATTTCCTACGTGCACTTCGACCACCTGGAGATATACGACGTGCCCGCCAATTGTTCGATGAAATTCCCGACCCAGATATACGATCCTGGACGCTCTTGATCACCGCATATACTAAAAACGGCTTTCCAGAAGAAGCATTGAAAGTCTTTGACGAGTTGCGGGAAAAGAAAGTTCttcctgatcagttggcattgTTATCAGTAACCAAAGCTTGTGCTACTTTAGCTAACCTGATAAAAGCAAAAGGGATTCACAAAGATGTGATTAGATATGGATATCGCGCTGATTTACTCCTTGGAAATGCACTTATTGACATGTATGGCAAGTGTAAATATGTTCAAGGTGCAAGAGATGTTTTTGATGATTTAAGTGCTAAAGATGTAATCACTTGGACGTCGATGAGTTCGTGTTATGTTAATTGTAAACTTCCAAGAGAGGCGATAAGGACTTTCCGTGAAATGGGGTTAAATGGGGTGAGGCCTAATCCTGTTACATTGTCTTGTATACTTCCTGCGTGTTCAGATTTGAAAAGTTTGAATTTGGGTAGAGAGATTCACGGGTATATTGTTAGAAATGGGATGCACGATAATGTGTATGTTAGCTGTGCTCTTGTGGACATGTATGCTAGTTGTTCAAGTATCAAACAAGCAGAGTTGGTATTTAATAGTACGCGTCAGTTTGACTATGTTTTATGCAATGTCATTATGTCAGCATATTTCTCAAATGGGAAATGTGACAAAGCACTTCGCGTCTTTGATCAGTTGCGAAAAGGAGGAAAGACACTGAATCACGACTCCTGGAATTCTGTTATTGGAGGGTGCATGCAAAGTGGAAGAACAGATAAGGCGCTTCAAATACTTAATGAAATGCAGCATTCGGGTgtaaaaccaaataaaatcacgATCACCAGTGTGTTACCCACTTGTATAGATCTAGGAAGCATAAGAAGAGGTAAGGAGATTCACGGTTTTCTCCTTCGGCATTTATTTTTGGAGGACGAGACAGTCTCCACTGCGTTGGTATTCATGTATGCTAAATGTGGTGACCTGGAACTATCTAAAAGAGTCTTCTATATGATGCCAAAAAAAGATACTATTGCTTGGAACACAATGATTATTGGAAATTCAATGCATGGTAAGGGAGAGGAAGCCTTGTTGCTTTTCCGTGAAATGGTAAGTTCAGGGGTGAAACGCAACTCTGTTACTTTTACTGGGATCCTATCAGGTTGCAGCCATTCACGGCTGGTAGACGAGGGCCTTATGATCTTTTACTCAATGAGCAAAGAGCATGGAGTTGAACCTGATGCAGAACATTATTCATGCATGGTTGATGCTCTGAGCCGCGCTGGTCGCCTGGAACAGGCATATAATTTCATCCAAAACATGCCCATGAAACCAAGTGCTGGTGCTTGGGGAGCATTGCTTGGTGCATGTAGAGTACATAAGAACGTGGAAATGGCACGAGCTGCTGGAAAACAACTATTGGAGATTGAGCCAGAAAATGCTGGGAACTATGTTTTATTGTCCAATATCTATGAAGCTGCCAAACTACGAGAGGAGGCCTCAGAAATTAGAAAATTGATGAGAGAAAGAGGAATTATGAAAGTTCCTGGTTGTAGTTGGATTCAAGTGAAAGGCAAAGTGCATACTTTTGTTGTTGGTGACAAGAATAATGCTCAAACTGCAGAAATTTACAGCTTTTTGACTGAAATAGGCGAGAAGATGAGGTTAGCGGGGTATTTACCCTGTACAGACCTTGTTGGCCAAGATCTTGATGCAGAGGAGAAGGAATACAGTTTGTGCAATCATAGCGAGAGGCTTGCTGTTGCCTTTGGGATTCTTAATTTGGATGGTGCATCATCCATTAGGGTGTTCAAAAACTTGAGAATATGTGGAGATTGCCATAATGCCATCAAATATATGGCCAAGATTGTTGGGGTGCAGATCATTGTGAGAGATCCTCTAAGGTTTCACCATTTTAAGGATGGGTTATGCTCCTGTAGAGATTTTTGGTGA